In one window of Actinomycetes bacterium DNA:
- a CDS encoding phosphotransferase family protein, whose amino-acid sequence MTTGGSDPASAAPAAPAAPAGGDPAAPAGGDPTAPAAPAAPAGGDPAGPAAPGGDQDAPLASGPAGIRAGAVTDWFVEHVPEARPPLGFVPIRGGQSNLTYRVTDQAGGSWVLRRPPLSGVLPSAHDMGREHRIITALGPTEVPVPLTYGLCTDETVNGAPFYVMEHVDGIVPREEASVEQQFGPGERRAASLSLVGTLVALHRVDPAAVGLDQLGRPGGYAERQLRRWQRQWEQSRTRDLPAVDEVHRRLAAGIPEETGPAAIVHGDYRLDNVILSPAGQVRAVLDWELCTLGEPLADLGLLLVYWSEPTDETLPLGTAPTRLPGFPSRSELAAAYAEASGRPVDQLDYFVAFGYWKLAVILEGVYARFAAGAYGTGDTAYQAFPQLVARLADLALHAVERAGR is encoded by the coding sequence ATGACCACCGGCGGCAGCGACCCGGCATCGGCGGCACCGGCGGCACCGGCGGCACCTGCCGGCGGCGACCCGGCGGCACCTGCCGGCGGCGACCCGACGGCACCGGCAGCACCGGCAGCACCGGCCGGCGGCGACCCGGCAGGGCCGGCGGCACCGGGCGGCGACCAGGATGCTCCCCTGGCGTCCGGGCCGGCCGGGATCCGCGCCGGTGCCGTCACCGACTGGTTCGTCGAGCACGTGCCCGAGGCGCGCCCGCCGCTGGGGTTCGTGCCGATCCGCGGGGGCCAGTCCAACCTCACCTACCGGGTGACCGACCAGGCCGGGGGCTCCTGGGTGCTGCGGCGCCCGCCCCTCTCCGGCGTGCTGCCCTCCGCCCACGACATGGGGCGCGAGCACCGCATCATCACCGCCCTGGGCCCGACCGAGGTGCCCGTGCCTCTCACCTACGGGCTCTGCACCGACGAGACGGTCAACGGGGCGCCGTTCTACGTCATGGAGCACGTCGACGGCATCGTCCCAAGGGAGGAGGCCAGCGTCGAGCAGCAGTTCGGCCCGGGAGAGCGCCGGGCGGCCAGCCTCTCGCTGGTCGGGACCCTGGTCGCCCTGCACCGGGTCGACCCGGCCGCGGTGGGGCTCGACCAGCTCGGCCGGCCCGGCGGCTACGCCGAGCGCCAGCTCCGGCGCTGGCAGCGGCAGTGGGAGCAGTCGAGGACCCGCGACCTGCCCGCCGTCGACGAGGTGCACCGGCGCCTGGCCGCCGGCATCCCCGAGGAGACCGGCCCGGCCGCCATCGTGCACGGCGACTACCGGCTGGACAACGTCATCCTCTCCCCCGCCGGCCAGGTGCGGGCCGTGCTCGACTGGGAGCTGTGCACGCTCGGCGAGCCCCTGGCCGACCTGGGGCTGCTGCTCGTCTACTGGAGCGAGCCGACCGACGAGACCCTCCCGCTCGGCACCGCCCCGACCCGCCTGCCCGGGTTCCCCTCCCGGTCCGAGCTGGCCGCGGCGTACGCCGAGGCGTCCGGGCGCCCGGTGGACCAGCTCGACTACTTCGTGGCGTTCGGCTACTGGAAGCTCGCGGTCATCCTCGAGGGCGTGTACGCCCGCTTCGCGGCCGGCGCCTACGGCACGGGCGATACTGCCTACCAGGCCTTCCCCCAGCTGGTCGCGCGGCTCGCCGACCTTGCGCTGCACGCCGTCGAGCGCGCCGGCCGCTGA